The Clostridioides difficile genome has a segment encoding these proteins:
- a CDS encoding ABC transporter permease: MNIFNKVALQNMKKRRTRTIVTVIGVVLSAAMITAVATLAVSLQNYMVNGSIEKYGDWHVEFLDVNPSFVQEQTSNDEVVNTSTFENIGYAKLNGGKNPNKPYLFIAGFSKEAFDTLPITLISGRLPKNSGEILVSGKVATDGGVKFSVGDTISLPVGNRMNGNEKLNQSDPYAGDETLVSQGERSYTVVGTFRKPVFEDSSAPGYTLITKADAQVKTDSLSMFVTLKNPRQVHSYISGTGDHAYVLNDNVLRFMGISDNNLFNMLLYSVGGIVVAIIMLGSIFLIYNSFNMSLNERTQQFGILSSVGGTAKQLRNSVLFEGLCIGAIGIPIGIAVGIVSIGLVISVISKNFANVLYTGISLTLTLSIPAIVVAAIVSMVTILISAYIPARKAASKPVMECIRQTNEVKIESKAVKISKLSQRIYGLEGALALKNFKRNKKRYRSIVLSLILSIVLFISTSALVADLKQVSNQASEITDQDIIFSTQDMNDSKMLQLYNKLKTANGVYEGLYQELMTYSCVAKVNELTDDYLNYDGSHSPDETVDMPVDIQFLDDSTYLNIIKDLELPTKEYTGQNAKMIAVSMIVEDDHTIDIFSNSSVNINLTPETDGKSNMVDKQNVKLTFVEVVPPDSPPDSRNSKMKKAYFRVLAPYSVKDAFETPNASTGIKSLSFQSKNPTQSVAEMEKIIESEGITAEYNLYNMYGMMDENRNYIFIANVFAYTFIIMISLIAVANVFNTISTNIKLRRRELAMLRSVGMSERDFQKMMNFECAFYGMRALLFGLPIAVISSWLIHKGMVTDDIDFVLPWASIGISVFAVLFIVFITMLYATSKIKRENIIDALRDDMT, translated from the coding sequence ATGAACATTTTTAACAAAGTTGCCCTGCAAAACATGAAAAAGAGACGTACACGAACGATTGTAACAGTTATCGGAGTTGTTCTGTCTGCTGCCATGATTACAGCAGTCGCTACACTTGCCGTTTCCCTGCAAAACTATATGGTAAATGGCTCGATTGAGAAATACGGCGATTGGCACGTTGAATTTTTGGATGTTAATCCCTCTTTCGTACAGGAACAGACAAGCAATGATGAAGTTGTAAATACATCAACATTTGAAAATATCGGCTATGCAAAACTTAATGGCGGCAAAAACCCGAATAAACCATATCTTTTTATAGCAGGATTCAGCAAAGAAGCCTTTGATACTTTGCCTATAACTTTGATTTCTGGTAGATTACCTAAAAACAGTGGAGAGATTCTTGTTTCAGGGAAAGTTGCAACAGATGGTGGTGTCAAATTCTCAGTGGGCGACACTATTTCTTTACCTGTGGGAAACCGCATGAATGGAAACGAGAAGCTTAATCAGAGTGATCCATATGCTGGAGATGAAACCCTTGTGTCACAAGGTGAGAGAAGCTACACAGTTGTTGGGACTTTTCGAAAGCCAGTATTTGAGGACTCTTCTGCACCAGGATATACATTGATAACCAAAGCGGATGCTCAAGTCAAAACGGACAGCCTTAGCATGTTTGTTACGTTGAAAAATCCACGTCAGGTTCATTCATATATAAGCGGCACTGGAGACCATGCTTACGTTTTGAATGATAATGTGTTGCGTTTTATGGGTATTTCCGACAACAACTTGTTCAATATGCTTTTGTATTCAGTTGGTGGGATTGTGGTAGCTATCATCATGCTTGGCTCGATTTTTCTAATCTATAATTCGTTTAACATGTCGTTGAATGAACGCACACAGCAATTTGGAATCCTTTCATCTGTTGGAGGCACAGCAAAGCAGCTACGTAATTCGGTGTTGTTTGAGGGTCTTTGCATTGGTGCTATTGGCATACCAATTGGTATTGCGGTCGGTATAGTTAGTATTGGGCTTGTGATTTCTGTTATTTCCAAAAATTTCGCAAATGTTCTCTATACTGGCATATCTTTAACCTTGACATTGTCTATCCCTGCAATCGTCGTTGCAGCAATCGTCAGCATGGTTACCATCTTGATATCGGCCTATATTCCAGCCAGAAAGGCCGCCAGCAAACCAGTGATGGAGTGTATTCGCCAGACTAATGAGGTAAAAATCGAATCCAAAGCCGTGAAGATATCAAAGCTGTCACAGCGTATTTACGGTCTAGAAGGAGCTCTTGCGCTGAAAAATTTTAAAAGAAATAAGAAACGCTATCGTAGCATAGTACTGTCGCTTATTTTAAGCATAGTATTGTTCATATCGACCAGTGCTTTGGTAGCAGATCTGAAACAGGTTTCAAATCAGGCATCAGAGATTACTGACCAAGATATCATTTTTTCCACACAGGATATGAACGACAGCAAAATGCTACAGCTTTACAATAAACTGAAGACTGCCAATGGTGTTTATGAAGGCTTGTATCAAGAACTTATGACTTATTCATGTGTTGCTAAAGTGAATGAACTTACAGATGATTACTTGAACTATGATGGCTCACATTCGCCAGATGAAACGGTTGATATGCCAGTAGATATACAGTTTCTTGATGACAGTACTTATCTGAATATTATCAAAGATTTAGAGTTACCAACAAAAGAATATACTGGGCAAAATGCAAAAATGATTGCAGTTTCCATGATAGTGGAGGATGACCATACTATTGATATCTTCTCTAATTCTTCTGTGAATATTAACCTTACCCCTGAAACCGATGGAAAGTCGAACATGGTCGATAAGCAAAACGTAAAACTTACGTTTGTAGAAGTTGTTCCACCCGATTCTCCACCAGATAGCAGAAACTCCAAGATGAAGAAAGCCTACTTCAGGGTACTGGCACCTTATTCAGTAAAAGATGCGTTTGAGACTCCAAATGCTTCTACAGGAATTAAAAGTCTGAGTTTTCAATCAAAGAATCCCACTCAGTCAGTTGCAGAGATGGAGAAGATTATCGAGAGTGAGGGAATTACTGCCGAGTACAACTTGTACAATATGTATGGAATGATGGATGAGAACCGCAATTACATCTTCATTGCCAACGTGTTCGCATATACTTTTATCATTATGATTTCGCTGATTGCAGTAGCCAATGTATTTAACACAATTTCAACGAATATCAAACTGCGTCGTCGTGAGCTTGCCATGCTTCGCTCTGTGGGAATGTCTGAGCGCGATTTTCAGAAGATGATGAATTTTGAATGTGCATTTTATGGCATGAGGGCATTGCTCTTTGGACTTCCAATAGCGGTAATTTCTTCCTGGTTAATTCATAAGGGAATGGTCACAGACGATATAGATTTTGTACTTCCATGGGCCAGTATCGGAATCAGCGTGTTTGCTGTTCTCTTTATAGTGTTCATTACAATGCTGTATGCCACTAGTAAGATAAAAAGAGAAAATATTATTGATGCGCTTAGGGATGATATGACTTAA